TTTATGTACTCATTGGTCTGAATGTATTTATATTCGGACACCAACTTGGCTTGAGCCAACCAGAGCTCAGAGAATTTTTTGCCACCTGGGCGATTGTGCCTGCCCAGCTAACCGCTAGCTTTCGCGGAGAACCATCGGTGCCAGCTATGGTGCCCGAATGGGTAACATTGGTTTCTTCCCAATTCCTGCATGGAGGTTTTCTCCACCTGGGTGGGAATATGTTATTTTTATGGATTTTTGGTAACAATATCGAAGACCGTTTGGGACATACGCGCTTTGCGATTTTTTATATTTTGTGTGGTATTTTAGCTGGATTGAGTCAGTGGCTTATTTCCCAAGACTCCGCCGTTCCTTTGTTGGGAGCTTCGGGTGCGATCGCAGGGGTCATGGGTGCCTACATTATTCGCTTTCCTGGTGCCAAAGTCCTGACTCTAGTCTTTTTGGGCTTTTTTATCACGACGATTTACTTACCTGCTGTGGTCTATCTGGGATTTTGGTTTCTCCAACAAGCTTTTCTCGGGCTGGCAGGGTTGAACCTTGGTGGCGGCGAACAAACAGGGGGGGTTGCCTATTGGGCACACGCTGGGGGATTTGTGTTTGGCATTCTTCTAGCACCTTTGTTGGGCTTGTTTCGCGATGAAAGATAGCCACGCAACGCTCGCTCGTAGCCCCTATCGATGCGAAGAATTGGAAACTTGCGCTTGTTGGGAATACTGGGAAGATAGAGCGGTTTCTGAAGCCGCCGTACGCTCTGTGGAGGTGCCTTCGAGTTCGTCGTCGTAGCTGCTAGCCGGCACCGATATTTCGACGCCATTGATAGCAACCCCGAGGATGGGCATTTCCTCGTCTTCTTCCACCTCCGTTAGCGGATCGATGAACTCCGATACCAGTCCCGGTTTGGTATGTTGCGGGCGCGTTACCAAGAGCATGCCATCGGTATAGGGGTTCACCAGCCAGGCGTCGTTGCAGCTACTCAGCGACGGCGTATCCACAATAACAAAATCGAAGCGGTTTTTTACTTCTTGGAGGATGTTTTGCAACTCACTGGATTCCAGCACTGTAGCCGGCTGGCGTTGAAGACCGGGGCTGGGAACTACGTAGAGGTTTTCGACGCTGGGCACCAGTTGCATGCAGCGGTTGAGGTGGTCGTAGTAACGTAATGGTTCGATGGCACTGCTGGCGTCGGAGCGTACGTGCAGTGCTTCGGTTGCCGAAGACGATCGCAGGTCCAATTCCAATAGTAACGTACGCCAACCTGCCCTTGCCGACGCGATCGCCAGATTGTAAGCGGTAAAGGTTTTTCCTTCTCCCGACGACAAACTGGAAATGGTAATGGCGCGCGGCGGTTTTTGGCTTTTGAGGATCAAATTACTGCGCAACTGTTCCCAATACTGCAAATAAGGGGAATAGGGGTCCAAAAAGATGGGCATCTCCTCGCCATCTTCCCATCGAGGGACTTGGGGCAAAATCCCCAAAACTGGAATATCGCGACCGGTGAACGCACCGCGGATTTCTTCCATGGTGTAGAATTTCCCTTCCAAGGCAGAGAGCAAGAAAATAATGCCGCCTCCGAGAAGCAAGCCCAAAAAGCTACCGCCCCCCACCAAGATTAAGGGGCTGGTTTGGGATTCCACTTTGGTGTCTACCCGCACCTCATCGGAAGCAATTCGTAAATTGCTGATGGTTTCTGCCTCCGCTGCCCGGGCATCGAGTAACGAAGACTGGATTTTGTTGTACAGCTGCTTTTTCACCGCTACCTTGTTCGCCAGACGTTCCCGTTCCAACTGCAAGTTGGGAATGTCGGCGTACTCTTGCCGCAGGCGTTGTTCCGTTTTTCTGGCAGCTTCCAATTGCCGCTGCAGGGTATCCCGTTGGGTTTGCAGGCTTACCAGAGCATTGGCCATTTGTTGGCGTGCCGGATCGAGGCTGCTGGCTTGGCGTACGGGTAAATCAGCACCCAAAGGGGCTGTAAGTTCGCTGCCACCAATGACTTCTCGCGCCCGTTGCTGGAGTAAATTTTCTAAAGCTTGTTTTTGTTTTTCCAGTTCCACCATTTGTGGGTGTTGGGGTTGCAACCTTTCCCTGAGAATGCTCATTTGCGTTTCTACTTGCGACAGGCGCGATCGCAGGTTGGCTACAATTGAGTCAGCACTGAGCGCTTGCGCCACATAAGCCTGGTCGGGCGTCATGCCCAAACGTTGGGACAAACTCTGGATTTGCTGGTTGACCCCTTCTAGCTGTAGCGATATTTGCCGCTGTTGCTGTTCGCTGGAGGTAATTGCCTGGACGTAGCTTCCTTCTTTGGCCGAAATAATGGCAGCGCCCTTCACCCGCTCGAACCTCTCCAAGGCTGCCTGGGCGTCTTCCAATTCCGAACGCACCTCAGGCAAGCGTTCTTCTAACGATTCAATAATGCTTTTCAAGCGACTTACGTTCAGCAAGCGACTTTGCTCCACCATCGCTTCCATCAATGCTCTGACCGCTGTTTCGGCTCTGTCCCGCTCGCGATCGCGAAAACTCACTCTTACCGCTTGCTCGCTATCTTCTCCAGGTAAATCCAAATTGGTGCGGTTGTAAACTTGCTGGGCAGGTAAGTTCACTTGATTGGCTACTGCCACAATGACATTATCTTCCAGCAGCACTTCCTGGCTTAGCTGTTTGCCGCGTTGTAAAATTTGTTCTCCGGTAGCAGACACCGTTGCCGGACTGCTATTTTGCGTCAGCACACCGCGGGCTACGTAGCTTTTGGAAGGTGGGTCTTGTAAAAAAGCCATCAGACCCGAACCGGAAGCCACCAAAATAAAAATAATGGTGCCTACCCATTTGTATTTGCCAAGGGCAATGAAATAGCGCTTTACGATGGAAGGAGCCATAGGATTGTTGAGGTGAATAGGAGAACGAGGTGAAAAAGGGAGCGAGGGGGAAAGGGAGAAGAGAAAGCCGTTAATTTTCTACATGCCTACTTTCCATTTTGCAACCTACAGCGGGCCATGGAAACAATCTTGGGAAAAATCTTTATGAAATCGTTTAGTTATCATTATTGTCTATCCCCCTGGTAGGTCCGAACAAGTTTTCTGTGCTTTCCCGTAAAGAATCGAAAAACAGTAAAAAGCCTAAGACATCCCGGAAAGGTTGGGTGAAAGTATTGAGAAAGTTGGTTAGTTTGCTAATGAAGTTGCGACCGATAATTACCACATCGTTTTCCCGCAGCAAAATATCGTGTTCTGGATGGCCGCGCAAAGCTTTTTCGCCGTCAATAGAGCGCTGTACGGCTTGTTGGGTTTCTCGATCGAAGCGAATGAGGGCAATATCGTCCAAATCGGCGGTTTGCAACGGTACGTTGTTGAGCAAGTTGGCAAAGGTACTGCCGCTGGGTAGGGTTTGGACGCCAGCAGCGCCGGCAGGACGGCTGAGAACGCGCACTTGAATTTGCGGTTTGGCGAGATTGGATTCGGCGACTAGGGTTTGATTGTAGTTTTGCTCTTCTCCGGGTTCCAGTTCGGGAACGACAATGGAATCGCCACTAATGAGGCGGACTTCGGGCAAATCGTTGCCTTCAACCAAGGGCGTGAACAAATTGACAGTAAACTCGGCGACGGAACCGTCTTCTTGCTGCCGGCGGACGCGGACTTGCTTGAGATTGGCTTCAGTGGTGACACCGCCAGCGTTGAGAATAGCATTGACCAAAGCCCGGGGATTGGGTTCTAGATTGTAAAATCCTGGTTGGGCCACTTCGCCGATGACGGTTACTTCAATGGGTTGTTGGGGCGCAGAGAGAAAGGTATTGGCGGCAAATTGGTAGTCGTAGTCCTGCCGACGGTCGGAGGGAATTTCCGGCAGTACGATGGTGTCTTCGTCTTCCAGGCGCAGTTTGGGAAAGGGATTGCCGTTTTTGAGCGGGGTTAATAAATCCACTTCTTCTTCGATGATTCTGCCATCTGGGAGGCGGCGTTGGACGATGACCCGTTCTAAGTTGGCTTCGCTGGTGGCACCACCGGCAGCGCGAATGGCTGCAGCTAGGTTGGGAGTGGAGAGGGGATAGAACCCCGGTTGGGTCACTTCTCCGGTTACGGTGACTTCCACCGGGCGTCGCGCCAAGACTTCTACACTCACTTCGGGGTTGACGATAAATTCTTGCAGGCGTTGGGTAATTTCTTGTTGGACGGTTTCGGTGGTGAGTCGTTCCACGCGAAGGGCACCCAGCAGGGGCATGACAATTTTGCCTTGGGGATTGACGGCGGTGGTGATGGACAGTTCGGGAAATCGCCGTACTTGAATAAAAATTTGGTCGCCGGCACCGAGGCGATATTCTTCAAAAGCTGGGGAAATGCCGGGTCCAAAGGTGGGAGGTCGGCGGTTGGGGAGTTTTTCTGGGGAAATAATCGGGGCAAGTTGCTGCGGTCGTTGGGGTTCTTTGGTGCCTTCGTGCCAACCCGGTGAGCTGATGGCAGGGGAAGATTCGCTTTCTGGGGGGGATTGGCTGTAGCTGGGGGGAAGTTTGACCAAAAATGCGATCGCGAGGAGGGGCCAAAACCAGCTTCCCCTAGCAGTTGCGATCGCTAGCCGAAAAAGGTATGAATGGGATTTGAAAGGTTTCAAAGAGTTCATAAAAAGAATCGCAAGAGGGGAATATGCCGAGAACGCCTGACGAATACGCAATTCATTTATTCCTAGATACCGGTCATCGGGAAGAAGTTCGCTTTTCCAACATTCAGGATTTTCAAAAATGGTACAGTAGCGAACTCATGCCCAAATCCCAATCAGATGATTTTATTAACGTTCCCTTGAAGACCATTCAAGGAGAATACATGGTTGTCCGTCCATCGCGGGTGGCGGCCATTCGGGTGGAACCGATTTTTAACTCCAGCGTCGATCGTTCCTTTGCGGAATAAAAGTTGGTCCCGAAGTGCTTCCAAATACGGCTGGTGGGGAAGGGGGGTTGGCGATCGCCGTTGGTGGTCCCACCAGCTACGGTGCGGTTTCCCTGCTTAAAATAGGAAAAACCGATACAATCGTCAAAAGACCTTAAAAAATTTAAATTCATTTTCCTTTTCCCAAGCTGGGAAATTTGGGTACCTTGGAAGTTCGGTCCTATCGCTGCCCAAGGGAAGCTTCGCCAGCGATCGCGGGGGGGAAAGTCTTGGATCTCCGCCCGTAGCCCGCTGGGTTGACATACCTAGACCTGTGTTAGAACCGTCACAAATGCTCCTAGATTGGATAGCCAGAAACCTTTTTGCCTATGGAAGCGCCCTTTGACGTTACCCTGTTGATGATTGTGACCGTCGTCGCAGGCATCAGTGCTCAAGTTCTGGCTGACCGCTTCCGCGTTCCTGGCATTGTTCTTTTGTTGCTGTTTGGCATCATTTTGGGACCGGATTGTCTCGGTTGGTTGCGCCCGCAGCTGCTTGGTGACGGTCTGGAAGTGATTGTATCCCTTTCCGTGGCCATTATTCTCTTTGAAGGGGGGCTCAATCTCAACCTGAGAGAACTAGGAAGAGTATCGGGCAGCTTGCGCAACTTGGTGACTGTCGGTACCCTCATCACCCTCGTAGGCGGTGGCCTGGCAGCGCACTATTTAGGCGAATTTCCCTGGCCAATTGCCTTTCTCTATGCCTCGTTGGTGGTGGTGACCGGACCCACGGTGATTGGTCCTCTCCTCAAACACGTACCGGTAGACCGCCAAGTAGCTACCCTTTTGGAAGGAGAAGGGGTACTCATCGACCCAGTAGGTGCAATTTTAGCCGTTTTGGTCTTGGATTTGGTCCTCAACGGCGATGCCGACCCCCTACGAGTTCTCACTGGTCTGCTAATTCGCTTGTTCATTGGCGCTGGAATTGGGGCTGCTGGTGGCGCTTTTTTGGGCGTTTTCCTGCGGCGGGCGAGTTTTCTGTCGGAAGACCTGAAAAATCTCGTGGTTTTGGCGGGCTTGTGGGCGCTGTTTGGTCTGGGGCAGGAAATCCTCAGCGAGTCGGGGTTGATGGCTACTGTGGTCGCTGGCATGGTCTTGCGTGCCTATGGCTTGCCGGAAGAACGCCTGTTGCGGCGGTTTAAATCCCAGCTAACCATTCTGGCAGTGTCGGTGCTGTTCATTTTGTTGGCGGCGGACCTGTCTCTGGCTAGTTTGGTGGTGTTGGGATGGGGTGGTGTCGCCACGGTTTTGGTGTTGATGTTTGTGGTGCGCCCCCTTAATGTGGCTATTTGCACCTGGAAAAGCCCCCTCAACTGGCGACAGAAGCTCTTTGTGGCTTGGGTGGGTCCCCGCGGTATTGTTTCGGCTTCGGTATCTTCTCTGTTTGCCATCTTGCTGACGGAACGGGGCATTAACGGTGGGGATTCCATTAAAGCTTTGGTCTTTCTCACCATTATCATGACGGTCTTAACTCAAGGCTTGAGTGCCGGTGCCCTGGCGAATTTTTTGCAAATTACTGCCACCAAAGCTAAAGGTGCCCTCATCGTTGGTTCCAATCCCCTTAGCCGTTTGATTGCCCGTCTGTTTAAAGAACGCAATGAATCTGTGGTTCTCATCGATACCAACCCGGAGGCTGCTAAAGAAGCGGAACAAGAAGATTTCCGGGTGTTTCTCAACAGTGCCATGGATACGGAAGTGCTCGAAGAAGCGGGATTGGAGGATTTGGGCACTTTCCTGGCGATGACCAAAAATGGTGAGGTGAATTTGGTGCTGGCGCAGCGTGCCATTGAAGAGTTCAATCCCCCCAGAGTTTTGGCGGTGTTCCCCCGCGACCCACAAGCGAGAATTCCTGCCAACAAAACCAAAATTCGCCAGGCACTCATTCCCGATTTGCCCCTGAAAACTTGGAACCAGTACCTCACCGATGGGGAGGTGAAGTTGGGGGAAACCTCCCTCAAAGAACGGGGATTTGCTTTTCAGGTCGCCCATTTACAGGCTTTGATTCACGCGGGCGCTATGATGCCTTTGCTCATCGAACGTCAGGGGGTTTTGCAGGTGGTCATTGCGAACGAATCCTGGCAACCGGGCGATCGCATTATTTACCTATTCCACGCTCCCAAACCCAAACTGCTCAAACGCCTCTCTGGTGGCAATCAATCCCATTTGACGGTGGAAAAACTACAGGAAGTGGAAGAAATCGACATTCCCGAATCCGCCCTCGATGCCCCAGTCACCACCGATAAAAAGCGGAAAAAGCGCCAATCCAAAGAACAAACCACCACCAATTCCTCTGGAGGGCAACCACCAGTCACTTCCAAAAATTCCCATCACAAGCAAGCCCCCATTTCCTGAACCCGCTATTGCAAATACGCCGCCCAGGTTTTAACAATCTCCGGCGAACCGTACCAAGTACCGGATTTGGGCGAATGATGCACTGGTTCTAAAATCAAATTCTCCGCCCCTTGCAAATGGGCGGCGCTAATGGGGGTGATGCCGTCTCCCCAGGTGTTGCCTTGGTTGCAGGTGATTTTGTAGCTGTTGAACGCCAACCATTGCCCCGGACGACGTTTGCCGTAAATGGCCTTCCCTGCCACGCATACGTAGCGTACATCGGGCGCATAAAAAGCACCAGGATAGTTGTTATTGACAAAATCTAGATTTTTGCGCGTCCAGCGCTCGTAGCTGGTATGGGGCGTTCCCAAACAAACCAAGGTAGATACTTGAGGATATGCATACCATAAATTGGCATTTTCGTCAACATCCCCATGAATGGTATAGGGCTTGCTTCCCATATAAATACGGGCAATCCAACCACCCGCCGAGTGTCCCACCAAATTAATTTTATCGGTTTGGTACCGTTCCAGAGTTTCTTGCACCGTTCGATCTAACAGGCGCAAAATGGGCACCATAGAACGCCCGCCTACCGTAGGAAACCAATTGCGAACGCGCACGGGTACCACCTGGGTGGGAAATCCCAACGCCTGTAGGTGTTGTTGCATGGGATAGTATTCTCTCGCGGCAGCCAGATAGCCTGGCAGAATTACAGTGGGTCGTTTTTCATTGTCCATAGCACGATCGGGTTTTCTAAAAATCGCGAAGGTTTTTGATAGGGGTGTAGAACGGATTCCGCTACAATCGAAACAAATATTAACAAATGTTTCCCATCCCTGGATAAAGATTCTAAACCATGAGCTATCTGATTATCGGTGCGAGCCTCAACCCAGAAAGCAACAGCCAAATTTTAGCCGAGCGATCGCAAGCACTGCTACAAGAGCAAAATCATGATGTACAACGGTTGGATTTGAGAAAAATCGAACTGCCCATGTGCGACGGCAGTTCCGCCTACGCCCATCCCAACGTGGCAGAACTCGCTAACACCATTGCCCAAGCATCCGCCCTCGTAGTGGCAACCCCAATTTATAACTACGACGTTAACGCCAATATCAAAAACTTACTGGAACTCACCGGCAAATCCTGGAACCAAAAAATCGTGGGTTTCCTGTGTGCCGCCGGCGGTAAAGGTAGCTACATGTCGGTAATGCCCTTTGCCAATAGCCTGATGCTAGACTTTCGCTGTTTGATAATTCCTAGGTTCGTTTACGCCACTGGCGACGCCTTTGAAAGTGGCAAAATTGTAGACGAAACCATCGAACAGCGATTGGTAGAATTTCGCGATCGCTTGGTGGAAATTACCGAAGCCCTCACCAAACCCGTTCCCATCTCCAGCTAAATTTCGCAATTTCGGCGTTCTTGAGGAAAAATTTTTTATGAACTGCATCTTCGTTCCCTGGCTGCACATGCACCAACCCCCCATTTGGTCGCCAGACAAAGAACCACCTTACTGGGGAAATCTGGAAAAAATGCTCAACGCCGAACCCAACTCCGAAGAAGCCTGGAACGCACAATGGTTCGCCCAAGCCTATAAAAATCCCGCCGCCTATGCGGAAAAACTCAGCAACGAAGGCTACTCTCCCCGCATGATGGTAGATTATTCCGGGATTTTGCTAGAAGAACTGGCACATCTGTCGCAAAACGGCACCTTTGCCAACCTACATGTCAACGGCGAACCCATCGGCGATGTTATCGAACTGTGGCGGCGGGTTTTGGATACCTATCCCGATGCTATTGAATTTGCTGGTACGGCGTACAGCCACTGTTACTTTCCCACCACCCCCGAACGGGATTGGGAAGCGCAAATTCAGCAGTGGCGACGGGTTTTTGCGGATTTGTTCGGCGAGAAAGCCCTAGCGCGGGTAAGAGGATTCTGGCTGCCGGAAATGGGGATGATGGGCGAGTCACCAGCGGCACTGCGGTTGATTCGCCTGTTGAAACAATACGGTTATGAATGGTTGATTTTGCCCCATTCGGCATTGCAGTATCCGCCGGAGTGGCATACGGCAGAGGTAGAAAATCGCCTGCATTGGTTGGTAGTGGAAGCCAATGGGGAACGCGATCGCATTTTGTGCGTTGTGCGAGATACGGAAATGGGGATTCGCCAGCAAAGCGGGCAAAACGCCGATGGTTGTATTGGCGATATTCGCGATCGCGCTAGCAAACTTGCCTCCGATGATGTAGAAATACCGCCGTTGGTGGTACCCACTTCCGACGGGGAAAACGGCAACGTGATGATGTTTGAATATTTCCCCAACACGTTTGAGCCTTTGGTACGGCAAGCCGCGTCTCTATCGGATGTTACTTTAGCAACCGTGAGCGAGTATATCGATCGCTACCAAGGCGATCCCACCGACGAACCCACAGAAGTACGATTGCGCGAAGCTGGTGGTTCCTGGATTGGCAGCCACGAAAGCTGGGAAAAAGGCGATCGCAGGCAGCAGGTCAGCGCCGCCATTGACAAACTTTCTGCGGATTTTGCCCAAGCCATGGCGGAAAATAAATTATCCCCCGAACAAAGCCAT
The window above is part of the Geitlerinema sp. PCC 9228 genome. Proteins encoded here:
- a CDS encoding rhomboid family intramembrane serine protease — its product is MLPIGDDNPTNRTSFVVYVLIGLNVFIFGHQLGLSQPELREFFATWAIVPAQLTASFRGEPSVPAMVPEWVTLVSSQFLHGGFLHLGGNMLFLWIFGNNIEDRLGHTRFAIFYILCGILAGLSQWLISQDSAVPLLGASGAIAGVMGAYIIRFPGAKVLTLVFLGFFITTIYLPAVVYLGFWFLQQAFLGLAGLNLGGGEQTGGVAYWAHAGGFVFGILLAPLLGLFRDER
- a CDS encoding tyrosine-protein kinase domain-containing protein, with product MAPSIVKRYFIALGKYKWVGTIIFILVASGSGLMAFLQDPPSKSYVARGVLTQNSSPATVSATGEQILQRGKQLSQEVLLEDNVIVAVANQVNLPAQQVYNRTNLDLPGEDSEQAVRVSFRDRERDRAETAVRALMEAMVEQSRLLNVSRLKSIIESLEERLPEVRSELEDAQAALERFERVKGAAIISAKEGSYVQAITSSEQQQRQISLQLEGVNQQIQSLSQRLGMTPDQAYVAQALSADSIVANLRSRLSQVETQMSILRERLQPQHPQMVELEKQKQALENLLQQRAREVIGGSELTAPLGADLPVRQASSLDPARQQMANALVSLQTQRDTLQRQLEAARKTEQRLRQEYADIPNLQLERERLANKVAVKKQLYNKIQSSLLDARAAEAETISNLRIASDEVRVDTKVESQTSPLILVGGGSFLGLLLGGGIIFLLSALEGKFYTMEEIRGAFTGRDIPVLGILPQVPRWEDGEEMPIFLDPYSPYLQYWEQLRSNLILKSQKPPRAITISSLSSGEGKTFTAYNLAIASARAGWRTLLLELDLRSSSATEALHVRSDASSAIEPLRYYDHLNRCMQLVPSVENLYVVPSPGLQRQPATVLESSELQNILQEVKNRFDFVIVDTPSLSSCNDAWLVNPYTDGMLLVTRPQHTKPGLVSEFIDPLTEVEEDEEMPILGVAINGVEISVPASSYDDELEGTSTERTAASETALSSQYSQQAQVSNSSHR
- a CDS encoding polysaccharide biosynthesis/export family protein, which translates into the protein MNSLKPFKSHSYLFRLAIATARGSWFWPLLAIAFLVKLPPSYSQSPPESESSPAISSPGWHEGTKEPQRPQQLAPIISPEKLPNRRPPTFGPGISPAFEEYRLGAGDQIFIQVRRFPELSITTAVNPQGKIVMPLLGALRVERLTTETVQQEITQRLQEFIVNPEVSVEVLARRPVEVTVTGEVTQPGFYPLSTPNLAAAIRAAGGATSEANLERVIVQRRLPDGRIIEEEVDLLTPLKNGNPFPKLRLEDEDTIVLPEIPSDRRQDYDYQFAANTFLSAPQQPIEVTVIGEVAQPGFYNLEPNPRALVNAILNAGGVTTEANLKQVRVRRQQEDGSVAEFTVNLFTPLVEGNDLPEVRLISGDSIVVPELEPGEEQNYNQTLVAESNLAKPQIQVRVLSRPAGAAGVQTLPSGSTFANLLNNVPLQTADLDDIALIRFDRETQQAVQRSIDGEKALRGHPEHDILLRENDVVIIGRNFISKLTNFLNTFTQPFRDVLGFLLFFDSLRESTENLFGPTRGIDNNDN
- a CDS encoding cation:proton antiporter, which encodes MEAPFDVTLLMIVTVVAGISAQVLADRFRVPGIVLLLLFGIILGPDCLGWLRPQLLGDGLEVIVSLSVAIILFEGGLNLNLRELGRVSGSLRNLVTVGTLITLVGGGLAAHYLGEFPWPIAFLYASLVVVTGPTVIGPLLKHVPVDRQVATLLEGEGVLIDPVGAILAVLVLDLVLNGDADPLRVLTGLLIRLFIGAGIGAAGGAFLGVFLRRASFLSEDLKNLVVLAGLWALFGLGQEILSESGLMATVVAGMVLRAYGLPEERLLRRFKSQLTILAVSVLFILLAADLSLASLVVLGWGGVATVLVLMFVVRPLNVAICTWKSPLNWRQKLFVAWVGPRGIVSASVSSLFAILLTERGINGGDSIKALVFLTIIMTVLTQGLSAGALANFLQITATKAKGALIVGSNPLSRLIARLFKERNESVVLIDTNPEAAKEAEQEDFRVFLNSAMDTEVLEEAGLEDLGTFLAMTKNGEVNLVLAQRAIEEFNPPRVLAVFPRDPQARIPANKTKIRQALIPDLPLKTWNQYLTDGEVKLGETSLKERGFAFQVAHLQALIHAGAMMPLLIERQGVLQVVIANESWQPGDRIIYLFHAPKPKLLKRLSGGNQSHLTVEKLQEVEEIDIPESALDAPVTTDKKRKKRQSKEQTTTNSSGGQPPVTSKNSHHKQAPIS
- a CDS encoding alpha/beta hydrolase → MDNEKRPTVILPGYLAAAREYYPMQQHLQALGFPTQVVPVRVRNWFPTVGGRSMVPILRLLDRTVQETLERYQTDKINLVGHSAGGWIARIYMGSKPYTIHGDVDENANLWYAYPQVSTLVCLGTPHTSYERWTRKNLDFVNNNYPGAFYAPDVRYVCVAGKAIYGKRRPGQWLAFNSYKITCNQGNTWGDGITPISAAHLQGAENLILEPVHHSPKSGTWYGSPEIVKTWAAYLQ
- a CDS encoding NAD(P)H-dependent oxidoreductase, producing MSYLIIGASLNPESNSQILAERSQALLQEQNHDVQRLDLRKIELPMCDGSSAYAHPNVAELANTIAQASALVVATPIYNYDVNANIKNLLELTGKSWNQKIVGFLCAAGGKGSYMSVMPFANSLMLDFRCLIIPRFVYATGDAFESGKIVDETIEQRLVEFRDRLVEITEALTKPVPISS
- a CDS encoding glycoside hydrolase — translated: MNCIFVPWLHMHQPPIWSPDKEPPYWGNLEKMLNAEPNSEEAWNAQWFAQAYKNPAAYAEKLSNEGYSPRMMVDYSGILLEELAHLSQNGTFANLHVNGEPIGDVIELWRRVLDTYPDAIEFAGTAYSHCYFPTTPERDWEAQIQQWRRVFADLFGEKALARVRGFWLPEMGMMGESPAALRLIRLLKQYGYEWLILPHSALQYPPEWHTAEVENRLHWLVVEANGERDRILCVVRDTEMGIRQQSGQNADGCIGDIRDRASKLASDDVEIPPLVVPTSDGENGNVMMFEYFPNTFEPLVRQAASLSDVTLATVSEYIDRYQGDPTDEPTEVRLREAGGSWIGSHESWEKGDRRQQVSAAIDKLSADFAQAMAENKLSPEQSHAARQALLLCETSCFVYWNQSFWFDQAEYFLDWARGKLQV